A part of Triplophysa dalaica isolate WHDGS20190420 chromosome 17, ASM1584641v1, whole genome shotgun sequence genomic DNA contains:
- the LOC130439298 gene encoding uncharacterized protein LOC130439298, with product MNSLRHLNMRDVDKTTLQKQKLPCFIITGKRLSGRPSGASSSEIGQKTARTSFLPEIVQKSASDGRPAGRRGLRAPSDLTVLSEGNQRDSPCKPGRTNTFLPPLSRLHSLAGQPARVDKSSFKRSKSMLRIPDNMSVLKPLCVSIEPITRPQKTGNAFTERPRLPSLVSQPVSLDDSIFKRSKTIWRMPDNMSVLEPSCVAIKPVPRPKKTGNAFTESPRLPSLVSQPFSVDDSTFKTSKTIGRMPDNMSVLEPSCVAIKPVPRPKKTGNALQRPGCSAYPCHDISSDRQTVLKTTRRKEIIFCWT from the exons ATGAATTCACTCCGTCATTTAAACATGAGGGACGTGGACAAGACGACTCTCCAGAAGCAGAAACTGCCGTGTTTCATTATCACAG GTAAAAGGCTTTCTGGCAGACCTTCTGGAGCTTCTTCATCAGAGATTGGACAGAAGACAGCTAGAACTTCCTTCTTGCCTGAGATTGTGCAGAAATCGGCTTCAGATGGAAGACCTGCAGGCCGTCGAGGGCTGAGAGCTCCTTCAGATTTGACTGTCCTGTCAGAGGGAAATCAGAGGGACTCTCCATGTAAGCCTGGCAGGACCAACACATTCCTTCCACCTTTATCTCGGCTGCACAGTCTTGCCGGTCAACCAGCCCGGGTGGACAAATCTTCATTCAAAAGAAGCAAAAGCATGCTTAGGATCCCTGACaacatgtctgttttaaaaCCATTGTGTGTTTCCATTGAGCCTATCACCCGCCCACAGAAAACAGGCAATGCTTTTACGGAGAGACCACGGCTGCCCAGTCTTGTGAGTCAACCAGTCAGTTTGGACGACTCTATATTCAAAAGAAGTAAAACCATCTGGAGGATGCCTGACAACATGTCTGTTTTGGAACCATCGTGTGTTGCTATCAAGCCTGTCCCTCGCCCTAAGAAAACAGGCAATGCTTTTACGGAGAGTCCACGGCTGCCCAGTCTTGTGAGTCAACCATTCAGTGTGGACGACTCTACATTCAAAACAAGTAAAACCATCGGGAGGATGCCTGACAACATGTCTGTTTTGGAACCATCGTGTGTTGCTATCAAGCCTGTCCCTCGCCCTAAGAAAACAGGCAATGCTTTGCAGAGACCAGGCTGCAGTGCCTATCCATGTCATGACATCTCATCAGATCGACAGACTGTCCTAAAGACCACAAGAAGAAAGGAAATCATATTTTGTTGGACataa